The following proteins are co-located in the Terriglobales bacterium genome:
- a CDS encoding Glu/Leu/Phe/Val dehydrogenase dimerization domain-containing protein: MAQGTAAVGLRETASSCIRRYFDAAADRLGLHAEMRKLLSVPFRELTVELPLRRDDGRLQLFRGYRVQHNGVRGPLIGPICFQSGLELETLRAAAESMTWRCAVANVPFGGAAGGVACDQAQLSRSEFERLVRRYGARLREMFGIYQDVCAPGLNTGSDAMSWIAEEYSALQKNAVAPVIGKLPKNGGLPDSDGIVGRSIAALVARAGEDAGMFVPGLRVAVGSLDRSAFHTASALNHLGCTIVAIFEERGGLRCSTGIDMQSLADHLRGTGSLAGYEGAAETIDVHALDCDALVLGAPEGTLNTAAAAQVRARLVVETSELVVTPDADHYFAKQGVLVIPDLVGGCAAVLAANAEWWNNVQRLAPKEETIRQEVNDSLLRAYEQVCERSRREHLGLRMAAYSLAIERVARCERLRLT, translated from the coding sequence ATGGCTCAGGGAACCGCTGCGGTCGGACTGCGGGAGACTGCATCGTCCTGCATACGCCGGTATTTCGACGCGGCTGCCGATCGGCTCGGACTCCACGCCGAAATGCGCAAGTTACTTTCAGTTCCATTTCGGGAGTTAACGGTGGAACTGCCTCTGCGGCGTGATGACGGCCGGCTCCAACTCTTTCGCGGATACCGCGTCCAGCATAACGGCGTGCGCGGACCCTTGATTGGACCTATCTGCTTCCAGTCGGGTCTGGAGCTGGAGACGCTTCGAGCTGCGGCAGAATCGATGACCTGGCGTTGCGCCGTCGCGAATGTGCCGTTTGGAGGGGCCGCGGGAGGTGTGGCTTGTGATCAGGCACAACTCAGCCGAAGCGAATTTGAGCGGCTTGTACGCCGCTATGGCGCTCGGCTGCGGGAGATGTTCGGCATTTATCAGGACGTGTGCGCGCCTGGCCTCAATACTGGATCAGACGCGATGTCGTGGATCGCGGAAGAGTATTCAGCCCTGCAAAAGAATGCGGTTGCTCCCGTTATAGGAAAGCTTCCCAAAAATGGCGGCTTGCCCGACTCAGACGGGATTGTCGGGCGATCGATCGCGGCATTGGTTGCCCGGGCCGGGGAGGATGCCGGAATGTTCGTTCCGGGCCTTCGAGTCGCAGTAGGTTCACTGGACAGAAGCGCCTTTCACACAGCGTCTGCTCTTAATCACCTCGGGTGTACGATTGTCGCGATTTTCGAAGAACGCGGGGGCTTGCGGTGTTCAACCGGAATCGACATGCAATCGCTTGCGGATCACTTGCGCGGCACCGGCTCACTGGCAGGCTATGAAGGCGCAGCCGAGACCATCGATGTCCACGCGCTGGATTGCGACGCTCTCGTGCTCGGCGCGCCTGAAGGAACTTTGAACACTGCGGCGGCTGCTCAGGTGCGGGCAAGGCTTGTGGTTGAGACCTCAGAGCTCGTGGTAACGCCGGACGCGGATCATTACTTCGCGAAGCAGGGCGTACTAGTAATTCCCGATCTTGTCGGCGGCTGCGCGGCAGTTCTTGCTGCGAATGCCGAGTGGTGGAACAATGTTCAGCGATTGGCGCCAAAGGAAGAGACGATTCGGCAGGAGGTTAACGACTCACTCCTACGAGCTTACGAGCAAGTCTGCGAACGCAGCCGTCGAGAACACCTTGGTTTGCGAATGGCAGCGTACTCCCTCGCCATCGAGCGGGTGGCACGCTGCGAGCGTCTGCGGCTTACGTGA
- a CDS encoding cytochrome P450, with product MSSAVQPARKTVPGPRPFLSLSPLLAMRRNPLLYMEELHRRYGDLVSYRTAGRSVFMLFHPDMTQDMLVTHARNHHQGRVMQRSRSVLGNGLLTSEDSFHLRQRRLIQPAFHRQRIVGYGRAMVDYAERQQQRWRNGEVIDVHQEMMRLTLAIVGKTLFDTDVEGDSQEIGRALNTFMHLFKFAVLPFSEILEKLPIPPVLRMKKARARLDRIIYRFIEERRRSGEDRGDLLSMLLAAEDNEAGGERMGNDQIRDECVTLILAGHETTANALTWTFYLLAQHPQIAERLKRELYQLLGDRPPTPEDYPNLKYAEMVLSESMRLYPPAWGIARTVVEPYEAFGVTFPKNALVLTSQWITHRDERWYSNPLHFDPERWTPQARASRPKFSYFPFGAGPRQCIGESFAWMEGVLLLASIARNWKFSLVPETRVELLPVITLRPKFGMKLRAEKSN from the coding sequence ATGAGTTCCGCCGTCCAGCCGGCACGGAAGACCGTTCCAGGCCCACGCCCGTTTCTGTCTCTGTCTCCTCTCCTGGCGATGCGGCGCAATCCGCTCCTCTACATGGAAGAGCTGCATCGTCGTTACGGAGACCTGGTGAGCTATCGCACAGCAGGCCGTTCCGTCTTCATGCTCTTCCATCCGGACATGACGCAGGACATGCTGGTCACCCACGCGCGCAATCACCATCAGGGCCGCGTAATGCAGCGCTCACGCTCGGTGCTGGGCAATGGGCTCCTGACCAGCGAAGACAGTTTCCATCTGCGCCAGCGCCGGCTCATTCAACCGGCCTTTCATCGTCAGCGAATCGTCGGCTATGGACGCGCCATGGTGGACTACGCCGAGCGTCAGCAACAGCGCTGGAGAAACGGCGAGGTGATCGACGTTCATCAGGAGATGATGCGGCTTACGCTGGCCATCGTCGGCAAAACTCTTTTCGACACCGATGTCGAGGGCGACTCGCAGGAGATCGGCCGCGCCCTCAACACCTTCATGCACTTGTTCAAGTTTGCCGTGTTGCCGTTCTCCGAAATTCTCGAGAAGCTGCCGATTCCACCCGTACTGCGCATGAAGAAGGCCCGAGCGCGCCTGGACAGGATCATCTACCGCTTCATCGAGGAGAGGCGGCGGAGCGGAGAGGACCGTGGAGATCTTCTGTCGATGCTCCTGGCTGCAGAAGACAACGAGGCTGGCGGCGAGCGCATGGGCAACGATCAGATCCGCGATGAGTGTGTAACTCTCATCCTCGCCGGGCACGAGACCACGGCCAACGCCCTTACCTGGACTTTCTACCTGCTCGCACAACATCCTCAGATCGCAGAGCGCCTCAAGCGCGAACTTTATCAACTCCTCGGCGACCGCCCACCGACTCCCGAGGATTATCCCAATCTGAAGTATGCCGAAATGGTCCTGAGTGAATCCATGCGGCTCTATCCTCCGGCATGGGGCATAGCCCGGACCGTGGTCGAGCCATACGAGGCATTTGGGGTTACCTTTCCCAAGAACGCTCTCGTACTGACCTCGCAGTGGATCACTCACCGTGATGAACGCTGGTATTCAAATCCGCTGCACTTCGACCCCGAACGCTGGACGCCGCAAGCACGCGCAAGCCGCCCAAAGTTCTCGTATTTCCCCTTCGGCGCCGGACCGAGGCAATGCATCGGCGAATCGTTTGCCTGGATGGAAGGCGTGCTCCTGTTAGCCAGCATCGCCCGGAATTGGAAGTTCTCACTGGTGCCTGAAACTCGAGTGGAACTGCTTCCGGTGATTACGCTAAGGCCAAAATTCGGGATGAAGCTGCGCGCTGAAAAAAGCAATTGA
- a CDS encoding HAD family hydrolase, translating into MSPTPNGTPQTLLIDADDTLWENNVYFERAIAEFISFLNHHEFTPQQVRERLNEVERESIKTHGYGIHSFANALCNTFERLSVEQLTQELRERIRAFALRIAEHPVEIIAGVPETLRHLAGRHHLILMTKGNPAEQTSKVERSGLKDYFAAVEVVAEKNAGAYHAVAEKYALDADVTWMVGNSPRSDVNPALEAGLHAVFVPHDMTWVLEHEELAAPTKAGQRLLKLDRFADLTSHF; encoded by the coding sequence GTGTCCCCCACGCCAAACGGAACTCCGCAGACACTGCTCATCGATGCCGATGACACGCTCTGGGAGAACAACGTCTATTTTGAACGCGCGATCGCCGAATTCATCTCGTTCCTCAATCACCACGAGTTCACTCCACAGCAGGTTCGCGAACGTCTGAATGAAGTGGAGCGGGAATCGATCAAGACACACGGATACGGCATTCACAGCTTTGCCAACGCGCTCTGCAACACTTTCGAGCGCCTGAGCGTGGAGCAACTCACCCAGGAGTTGCGCGAACGGATCCGCGCATTCGCCCTGCGCATTGCTGAGCATCCTGTGGAGATCATTGCGGGAGTTCCTGAGACGCTCCGGCACTTAGCTGGTCGCCATCACCTAATTCTCATGACCAAGGGGAATCCTGCGGAGCAAACGTCGAAAGTGGAGCGCTCCGGACTTAAGGACTACTTCGCAGCAGTCGAGGTGGTCGCAGAAAAGAACGCAGGTGCCTACCACGCGGTCGCAGAAAAATATGCGCTGGACGCCGATGTCACCTGGATGGTCGGCAACAGCCCACGCTCGGACGTGAACCCGGCGCTGGAGGCCGGCCTCCACGCTGTCTTCGTGCCGCATGACATGACCTGGGTGCTCGAGCACGAGGAACTAGCTGCTCCGACTAAGGCGGGACAACGCCTGCTGAAACTGGATCGATTCGCCGACTTGACCTCTCATTTCTGA
- a CDS encoding DUF1800 domain-containing protein: MRSNQRLWTWLILAAVLLSALGLAAGDKKKKKSKESVNAAAMQMDEQKRAIHVLNRFTFGPRPGDLQRVQAVGIDKWFEQQLYPEKISDSALDARLAPFRTLKMSTNELVRNFPPPQVIKAVENGRASIPRDPLEKAIYEAAMDRQRQKQEAKQEAADAQNNPDANANDPGKPRRNGRELEDRMYASLSADSLMSEPPDQRFKDLMKMPPDDMRAVARSLNQQERERMFEGLTPQQKETLQALVNPQSVVQGELTQAKLLRAIYSERQLDEVMTDFWMNHFNVFINKGPDRYMITSYERDVIRPHALGKFKDLLVATAKSPAMLFYLDNWQSIGPDSDQSRFGGQRPGRGRLRRGPFGMIVYDPPKPRREQTPQQKAKRPSGLNENYAREVMELHTLGVDGGYTQKDVTELAKVLTGWSIERPQQGGEFKFDERRHEPGKKKVLGKEFKEGGEGEGMKALDMLAHHPATAHFISKKLAMRFVSDDPPESLVQRMAKTFHDKDGDIREVLRTMYESPEFWAPEAYRAKVKTPLEFVVSAVRASGADVANPQPLVNQLQKLGMPLYGMQPPTGYSMKADAWVNSAALLNRMNFGLALAGGKLPGIQWNPTATVDQNQLPGDVAGALANFETALLEGDVSKQTHATILNQLNDPQAAARNNVPAAQGTNLRLIAGLLLGSPEFQRR, from the coding sequence ATGCGCTCGAATCAGAGACTCTGGACTTGGCTCATCCTGGCCGCAGTCCTGCTATCCGCCCTTGGCCTCGCCGCCGGCGACAAGAAAAAGAAGAAATCTAAGGAATCCGTCAACGCTGCCGCAATGCAAATGGACGAGCAAAAGCGCGCCATCCATGTGCTAAACCGGTTCACATTTGGTCCTCGCCCCGGCGATCTGCAGCGAGTCCAGGCCGTTGGCATCGACAAATGGTTCGAGCAACAACTGTATCCGGAAAAAATCAGTGACTCCGCCCTTGACGCCAGGTTGGCTCCATTCCGCACGCTCAAGATGAGTACGAATGAGCTGGTCAGGAACTTTCCGCCGCCGCAGGTCATAAAGGCGGTCGAGAACGGACGCGCTTCGATCCCGCGCGATCCGCTGGAGAAGGCCATCTACGAAGCGGCCATGGATCGTCAGCGCCAGAAGCAAGAGGCAAAGCAGGAAGCAGCCGACGCTCAGAACAATCCGGATGCTAATGCGAACGATCCGGGGAAGCCCCGGCGCAACGGACGCGAACTTGAAGACAGAATGTATGCCTCGCTTAGCGCCGATTCGCTCATGAGCGAGCCTCCCGATCAGCGTTTCAAAGATCTGATGAAGATGCCTCCTGACGATATGCGTGCCGTTGCCAGATCGCTGAACCAGCAAGAACGCGAGCGCATGTTCGAAGGATTAACTCCGCAGCAGAAAGAGACGCTGCAGGCCCTGGTGAATCCGCAATCGGTCGTGCAGGGAGAACTCACGCAGGCAAAGCTTTTGCGCGCTATTTACAGCGAACGCCAGCTCGACGAAGTGATGACCGACTTCTGGATGAACCACTTCAACGTATTCATCAACAAAGGCCCGGATCGCTACATGATCACTTCCTACGAGCGCGATGTGATTCGTCCGCACGCGTTGGGAAAGTTCAAGGACCTGCTGGTCGCGACGGCGAAGAGTCCAGCCATGCTGTTCTATCTCGACAATTGGCAGAGTATCGGACCCGATTCGGACCAGTCACGTTTTGGAGGCCAACGGCCCGGACGTGGTCGCCTGCGCCGCGGACCGTTTGGAATGATCGTCTACGATCCGCCGAAACCAAGGCGAGAGCAGACGCCGCAGCAAAAGGCCAAACGTCCGAGTGGGCTAAATGAAAACTATGCTCGCGAAGTGATGGAGCTGCACACGCTCGGCGTTGACGGTGGGTACACGCAGAAAGACGTCACGGAACTAGCCAAAGTTCTTACCGGATGGAGCATCGAAAGGCCGCAGCAAGGCGGCGAATTCAAATTTGACGAGCGCAGGCACGAACCTGGCAAAAAGAAAGTACTCGGCAAAGAATTCAAAGAAGGCGGCGAAGGCGAGGGTATGAAAGCGCTGGATATGCTCGCGCATCATCCTGCCACTGCACACTTCATTTCGAAAAAGCTGGCGATGCGTTTTGTTTCGGACGATCCGCCAGAGTCCCTCGTCCAGCGGATGGCAAAGACCTTCCACGACAAAGACGGCGACATTCGTGAAGTTCTGCGCACCATGTACGAGTCGCCTGAGTTCTGGGCACCGGAAGCATATCGAGCCAAGGTAAAAACGCCGCTTGAATTCGTAGTCTCTGCAGTGCGCGCGTCGGGAGCGGATGTGGCCAATCCGCAACCTCTCGTTAACCAATTGCAGAAACTGGGCATGCCGCTCTACGGTATGCAGCCCCCGACCGGGTATTCGATGAAGGCAGATGCGTGGGTGAACTCCGCTGCCCTGTTGAACCGCATGAATTTTGGCTTAGCGCTCGCCGGCGGCAAGCTGCCGGGAATTCAATGGAATCCCACGGCGACTGTTGATCAGAACCAGCTCCCCGGCGATGTTGCAGGAGCGCTGGCGAACTTTGAAACCGCCTTGCTCGAAGGCGATGTGTCGAAGCAGACGCATGCGACGATCCTGAATCAGTTGAACGATCCGCAGGCGGCGGCGCGCAACAACGTTCCGGCGGCTCAAGGTACGAATCTGCGGCTAATTGCGGGACTGCTGCTCGGGTCTCCGGAGTTTCAGCGTCGGTAA
- a CDS encoding prolipoprotein diacylglyceryl transferase family protein, whose protein sequence is MPSYTRSDRTLIPYIHFGPVTIGSFGLLMLLAFVAAYFVLRADIRRRGLHADAQNIVTICALLGIAGAKLYHALESPGELFANPIGEIFSRSGFAWFGGLIGVLLALYLLARRYKLSYLAMLDVCAPAAALGYAVGRIGCLTSGDGDYGIPTSVPWGMSFPNGLVPTTQRVHPTPIYEAIAATLIFWYLWRQAAKSLRGPRPVGEVAALYLIWMGVERFLVEFIRVNPRSFFGLSNAQAASLASILTGIAILITVKKKFRSDKGEHRILRHFEERGDVLQPEYHRATPECPHPERWSMYDSMTAEVEVLEFLRCVVRTVKPQTVVETGTFMGISTLWIAEGLKANGLGKVITCEYDAEVFAKAKKRIDESGLASWIECRNESSLEIRIQGSIDLLFSDSDPPLREQEVRRFLPQMNPNGMILMHDASSHLKTVREAALKMEQEGLISVVLMPTPRGLVVAQKRSGRK, encoded by the coding sequence TTGCCCAGCTATACTCGTTCTGACCGCACTTTGATCCCGTACATCCACTTTGGGCCAGTAACGATCGGCAGCTTCGGACTGCTGATGCTGCTCGCATTTGTCGCGGCCTACTTCGTTCTCCGGGCGGATATTCGCCGTCGTGGACTCCACGCCGATGCTCAGAACATCGTTACGATTTGCGCCCTGCTTGGAATAGCTGGTGCAAAGCTCTATCACGCACTCGAATCGCCCGGTGAGTTGTTCGCGAATCCGATAGGAGAGATATTCAGCCGCTCCGGCTTCGCCTGGTTTGGTGGACTAATCGGCGTATTGCTGGCTTTGTATCTGCTGGCGCGGAGATACAAGCTCTCGTACCTTGCAATGCTTGACGTTTGCGCGCCTGCGGCCGCCCTAGGTTACGCGGTCGGACGCATCGGCTGTCTCACCTCGGGAGATGGAGACTACGGAATACCTACATCTGTGCCTTGGGGTATGAGCTTTCCCAATGGCCTGGTGCCGACCACGCAACGCGTTCATCCTACGCCGATCTATGAAGCCATCGCTGCCACTCTGATCTTCTGGTACTTATGGAGGCAGGCTGCGAAGTCGTTGCGGGGTCCGCGCCCTGTAGGCGAAGTGGCGGCCCTGTATCTAATCTGGATGGGTGTTGAGCGCTTCCTCGTAGAGTTCATCCGCGTTAATCCACGCTCCTTCTTCGGACTAAGCAACGCCCAGGCTGCCAGCCTCGCCTCAATCCTCACGGGGATTGCGATCCTTATCACTGTAAAAAAAAAATTCCGCAGTGACAAAGGCGAGCACCGCATTCTTCGTCACTTCGAAGAGCGCGGAGATGTCTTGCAGCCGGAATATCATCGCGCCACGCCCGAGTGTCCGCATCCCGAACGCTGGAGCATGTACGACTCGATGACGGCTGAGGTAGAGGTGCTCGAGTTTCTGCGCTGCGTGGTGCGAACCGTGAAGCCGCAGACAGTGGTGGAAACCGGCACCTTCATGGGCATCAGCACTCTCTGGATCGCCGAGGGACTCAAAGCCAATGGTCTCGGCAAGGTCATCACCTGCGAATACGACGCCGAGGTTTTCGCGAAAGCGAAGAAGCGCATCGATGAGTCTGGGCTCGCCAGCTGGATCGAATGCCGGAATGAGTCGAGCCTGGAAATCCGCATTCAGGGCAGTATCGACCTGCTCTTCAGCGATAGCGATCCTCCCCTACGGGAGCAGGAGGTTCGCCGCTTCCTGCCACAAATGAACCCCAACGGTATGATACTCATGCACGATGCCAGCTCACACCTGAAAACCGTGCGGGAAGCTGCCCTGAAAATGGAGCAGGAAGGGCTGATTTCCGTTGTGCTTATGCCCACTCCCAGGGGTTTGGTCGTCGCCCAGAAGCGATCCGGCCGAAAATAA
- a CDS encoding SDR family NAD(P)-dependent oxidoreductase: MAAPLEGKVSVVTGGSRGIGLAIAAKLAALGSEVVITARKRDELEKAAQSIRKTGAKCEGIPCDVSSLAEVQQLANKLSDRQKRLKIVINNAGVGGFSAPLHETDPETWDKIMNTNLRGVYHMIRAFAPALITNGGGDIVNISSLAGKNALPNGATYSASKWGLNGLSYSVAEELRGHNIRVTVVCPGSVNTDLSPHTGKDFSKMLQPADVAHVVGMVVTQAPQSFASEILLRPTQKP, from the coding sequence GTGGCAGCCCCATTGGAAGGCAAGGTTTCTGTAGTGACCGGCGGAAGCCGTGGTATTGGGTTGGCGATTGCAGCCAAACTGGCGGCACTCGGATCTGAAGTGGTGATCACGGCGCGAAAACGTGATGAACTCGAAAAAGCCGCGCAAAGCATTCGCAAGACTGGCGCGAAATGCGAAGGGATTCCCTGTGACGTGAGTTCACTCGCGGAGGTTCAGCAACTCGCCAATAAGCTCAGTGATCGGCAAAAGAGGTTGAAGATCGTGATCAACAATGCCGGAGTCGGTGGATTCTCCGCTCCACTACATGAGACCGACCCGGAAACTTGGGACAAGATCATGAATACAAATCTGCGAGGTGTGTATCACATGATTCGGGCATTTGCTCCGGCGCTAATCACGAACGGCGGCGGTGACATCGTCAACATCTCTTCGCTCGCAGGAAAAAATGCACTGCCGAATGGCGCGACTTACTCTGCATCGAAGTGGGGCTTGAACGGTCTGTCGTATTCAGTGGCGGAGGAGTTACGTGGACACAACATTCGCGTAACTGTGGTATGCCCCGGCTCAGTGAACACTGATTTGAGTCCACATACTGGAAAGGATTTCAGCAAGATGCTGCAGCCTGCGGATGTTGCTCATGTTGTCGGAATGGTCGTCACGCAGGCTCCCCAATCGTTCGCTAGCGAGATTCTGTTGCGTCCCACCCAAAAACCCTAA
- a CDS encoding MFS transporter, translated as MGSIRIIYPELMRAIFRQRGLRLIFIANLISMLGSGMNTAAVVWYILQVTHSEMALGTVVILQTIPALLMLPFTGVLIDREDRRHLVMFLDGSRALVILVVAMLALGGRVRLWELYLMNTLVAAGFWMFWPSVTALIQELTPESQYVASSNFLMAGVQGGWLIAGGIVGFVYNHLHLGGVLLLDFSTYVVSIACYLFVRKGRITVARPQARSPKLENAHPVDRYLHELREGFGYLRHRPAVTLVGISMALFMGAMLTQGIVTAPLDDRILHRGAVGYGWLNGSWGIGAFLSTLYTPWVIKRLHTRGGIRLGMLALGGCVLLAPHSTILAITALLFFVMGSARGLGGTSLSTSLMELVPPHLMGRTQNTFYFMGTLLQLGLAFAVAASAHRIGLTTAYGIIAATYLCACASTLLSEDQFTFAKAEAAAEESAVQETHAS; from the coding sequence TTGGGCAGCATAAGAATCATTTACCCTGAACTCATGCGGGCGATTTTTCGGCAGCGCGGCCTGCGCCTCATCTTCATCGCCAACCTGATCTCCATGCTAGGCAGCGGCATGAACACGGCTGCTGTGGTCTGGTACATCCTTCAGGTGACGCATTCGGAGATGGCGCTGGGAACAGTAGTGATCCTTCAGACGATCCCTGCGCTACTGATGCTGCCGTTTACCGGCGTGCTCATTGACCGCGAAGACCGCCGCCATCTCGTAATGTTTCTCGACGGCTCGCGCGCACTGGTCATCCTCGTGGTAGCGATGCTGGCCCTCGGCGGCAGAGTGCGCCTTTGGGAACTGTACCTGATGAACACCCTGGTGGCAGCAGGATTCTGGATGTTCTGGCCTTCAGTGACCGCACTCATCCAGGAGCTTACACCTGAGTCGCAGTACGTAGCCTCCAGCAACTTCCTCATGGCAGGCGTGCAAGGAGGGTGGCTGATCGCGGGTGGAATCGTTGGCTTCGTCTACAACCACCTTCACCTCGGTGGAGTATTGCTGCTCGACTTCAGCACGTACGTTGTCTCGATTGCCTGCTACCTGTTCGTTCGCAAGGGACGCATCACCGTGGCTCGCCCGCAGGCTCGTAGCCCAAAACTGGAAAATGCGCATCCCGTCGACCGCTACCTGCACGAACTACGGGAAGGTTTTGGATACTTGCGGCATCGTCCGGCAGTTACGCTGGTCGGCATCAGCATGGCGCTGTTCATGGGCGCAATGCTCACGCAGGGCATCGTCACTGCGCCGCTCGACGATCGCATTCTGCACCGCGGCGCCGTGGGCTATGGATGGCTCAACGGATCGTGGGGAATCGGCGCGTTTCTCAGCACGCTGTATACGCCATGGGTAATCAAACGCCTGCATACGCGCGGAGGCATTCGCCTGGGAATGCTGGCCCTTGGCGGCTGCGTACTGCTGGCGCCGCACTCGACGATTCTCGCCATCACGGCATTGCTGTTTTTTGTGATGGGATCGGCGCGCGGACTGGGCGGCACTTCGCTGAGCACGAGTCTGATGGAACTTGTGCCACCACACCTAATGGGACGCACGCAGAACACCTTCTACTTTATGGGAACGCTGCTTCAGCTCGGGCTGGCATTCGCCGTAGCGGCGTCGGCGCACCGCATCGGTCTGACGACTGCCTATGGAATTATCGCAGCCACGTATCTTTGCGCCTGTGCTTCGACCTTGCTGTCTGAAGATCAATTCACCTTTGCAAAAGCGGAAGCTGCCGCCGAGGAATCTGCTGTTCAGGAGACACACGCATCATGA
- a CDS encoding DUF1501 domain-containing protein gives MRGGAIALVGTAAVPSFLTRAVYGSTAPITGKKKLVVLFQRGAADGLNIVVPHGEQAYYAMRPTIAIPRPSSSQLSAIDLDGFFGLHPSMEAFKPLWDQGHLAIIHAAGSPDETRSHFDAQDFMESGTPGLKSTEDGWLNRAMQAGDPKQHSPFGAVALSTALPRTLAGKFPAVAISNINDFGVGGRSPNAAPISNTFEAMYAQSVDSVLHGTGQETFEAVKMLKSADPARYTPAPGANYPRGRFGDSLRQVAQLLKADLGVEVAFADIGGWDHHVNEGNTQGQLANLLREFSQSIAAFWTDLGDLGENTVLVSMSEFGRTARQNGTGGTDHGHANVMFVVGGPVRGGNVYGRWPGLESSQLYQGRDLALTTDFRQVLGEMVYRHLGNRDLTEVFPNFQNSPNRFLRILG, from the coding sequence ATGAGAGGCGGCGCAATCGCGCTCGTCGGCACCGCTGCTGTCCCAAGTTTTCTTACACGCGCGGTGTACGGATCGACGGCTCCTATCACCGGCAAGAAGAAGTTGGTAGTACTCTTCCAGCGCGGTGCGGCTGATGGCCTGAACATCGTGGTTCCGCATGGGGAGCAGGCGTACTACGCCATGCGTCCGACAATCGCCATCCCACGCCCATCGAGCTCGCAGCTTTCGGCCATCGACCTCGACGGATTCTTCGGGCTACATCCCTCGATGGAAGCATTCAAACCGCTGTGGGACCAGGGACATCTCGCGATCATCCACGCTGCCGGCTCTCCTGATGAGACACGCTCTCACTTCGACGCACAGGACTTCATGGAGTCGGGAACTCCGGGCTTGAAGTCTACGGAGGACGGATGGCTGAATCGCGCCATGCAAGCAGGCGACCCAAAGCAGCATTCCCCTTTTGGGGCGGTCGCCCTGAGCACAGCGCTGCCGCGTACGCTAGCCGGCAAGTTCCCTGCTGTGGCTATTAGCAACATCAATGACTTTGGCGTTGGTGGACGGAGTCCAAACGCGGCACCCATCAGCAACACCTTTGAAGCGATGTATGCACAGTCAGTGGACAGCGTGTTACATGGTACGGGTCAGGAAACATTCGAAGCTGTGAAGATGCTGAAGTCGGCAGACCCGGCCCGCTACACTCCAGCTCCCGGAGCAAATTATCCCCGCGGCCGCTTTGGCGACAGCCTGCGTCAAGTGGCACAGTTGCTCAAAGCCGACCTTGGAGTGGAAGTGGCTTTCGCCGATATCGGCGGCTGGGATCATCACGTGAATGAAGGCAACACCCAGGGGCAGCTCGCGAACTTGTTGCGTGAATTCTCGCAATCAATCGCCGCATTCTGGACTGACCTCGGAGATCTCGGCGAAAACACCGTGCTGGTCTCGATGTCGGAATTTGGTCGGACGGCACGCCAAAATGGAACTGGTGGCACCGATCACGGACATGCGAACGTCATGTTCGTAGTAGGCGGTCCAGTCCGCGGAGGGAACGTTTATGGACGCTGGCCGGGACTTGAGTCCTCACAGCTCTATCAGGGAAGAGACTTGGCCCTGACCACTGACTTTCGACAGGTTCTAGGCGAGATGGTCTATCGCCATCTCGGCAACCGCGACTTGACCGAGGTATTTCCGAACTTCCAGAACAGTCCAAACAGGTTCCTGCGAATTTTGGGATAG